The following proteins are encoded in a genomic region of Lachnospiraceae bacterium KM106-2:
- a CDS encoding NAD synthetase has product MKQGFMKVAAATPAIKVADCVYNTEQIIELIKKCTSEGVRLVVFPELCITGYTCGDLFFQTTLLRQAEKGLEKITKATKGKQVVVVVGLPFMVENKLYNVAAVMYEGELLGMIPKSNIPNYSEFYEARHFEKGNEEPITISVNGKDVLFGTNILFSCREMPEFTLGVEICEDVWVPIPPSSRHALAGATVIANPSASDETTGKDSYRRELIGNQSARLISGYVYSNAGEGESTTDLVYTGHNLIYENGTMIAESERFQTENFMVVSEIDLDRLVSERRRMSTYHCELNNDYQKVMFSMKKDDTTLTRFVSKHPFVPSDKKQREKRCEEILNIQAAGLKKRLKHTNCKTAVIGISGGLDSTLALLVMAKAYDQLGLDRKDIIAVTMPCFGTTDRTYKNAVSLTKQMGATLLEIPINEAVLIHLRDIDHDVNVHDVTYENAQARQRTMILMNTANKYNGMVIGTGDMSELALGWATYNGDHMSMYGVNCSVPKTLVRYLVEYYATTTNDSKIHDILFDVLDTPVSPELLPPEDGVISQKTEDIVGPYELHDFFLYYIMRFGYSPRKIFHLAVYAYNGDYDEATIYKWLKKFYWRFFSQQFKRSCLPDGPKVGSVALSPRGDWRMPSDACVRIWIDEIEQFDPANK; this is encoded by the coding sequence ATGAAGCAGGGCTTTATGAAAGTTGCGGCAGCGACACCAGCGATTAAGGTTGCCGATTGTGTTTATAATACAGAGCAGATTATTGAACTGATAAAAAAATGTACTAGTGAAGGTGTACGTCTGGTTGTTTTCCCAGAGTTATGCATTACTGGATATACATGTGGGGATTTGTTTTTCCAAACTACATTATTGCGCCAGGCCGAGAAAGGCTTAGAGAAGATCACGAAAGCAACGAAAGGAAAACAAGTAGTTGTAGTAGTTGGACTTCCATTTATGGTGGAAAATAAGCTATACAATGTGGCGGCAGTAATGTATGAGGGAGAACTTCTTGGAATGATTCCAAAGTCCAATATCCCAAATTACTCCGAATTTTATGAAGCAAGACATTTTGAAAAAGGGAATGAAGAGCCAATCACGATTTCTGTAAATGGAAAAGATGTGTTATTTGGAACTAATATCTTGTTCTCATGCAGAGAAATGCCAGAGTTTACGTTAGGTGTAGAAATATGTGAAGATGTATGGGTTCCAATTCCACCATCATCTCGTCATGCATTGGCAGGAGCAACGGTAATCGCCAATCCATCTGCCAGTGATGAAACAACAGGAAAAGATAGTTACCGCAGAGAGTTGATTGGAAATCAGTCAGCTAGATTGATCAGCGGATATGTATATAGTAATGCCGGTGAAGGTGAATCTACAACAGATCTTGTTTATACAGGACATAACTTAATTTATGAGAATGGTACGATGATCGCGGAATCAGAACGATTCCAGACAGAGAACTTTATGGTCGTTTCAGAAATAGATCTTGATAGATTAGTATCAGAAAGACGTCGGATGTCAACTTATCATTGCGAATTAAATAATGATTATCAAAAAGTTATGTTTTCAATGAAGAAGGATGATACTACGTTGACTCGATTTGTCTCAAAGCATCCATTTGTACCTTCTGACAAGAAGCAAAGAGAGAAACGTTGTGAGGAGATTCTTAATATCCAGGCAGCAGGTTTGAAGAAGAGACTAAAACATACAAACTGCAAGACAGCAGTGATAGGTATTTCTGGTGGTTTAGATTCTACCTTGGCTCTTCTTGTAATGGCAAAAGCATATGATCAATTAGGATTAGATCGAAAAGATATTATTGCAGTTACTATGCCATGTTTTGGAACGACAGATCGAACTTACAAGAATGCCGTTTCGTTGACAAAACAAATGGGAGCAACCTTATTGGAAATTCCAATTAATGAGGCGGTACTAATTCATCTTAGGGATATCGACCATGATGTGAATGTGCACGATGTAACCTATGAGAATGCGCAAGCAAGACAGCGTACCATGATCTTAATGAATACAGCCAATAAGTACAATGGTATGGTAATTGGAACTGGGGATATGTCAGAATTAGCACTTGGATGGGCTACCTATAATGGAGATCATATGTCGATGTATGGTGTTAACTGTTCTGTCCCTAAGACTTTAGTTCGTTATTTAGTGGAATACTATGCAACGACTACGAACGATTCGAAGATCCACGATATTTTATTTGATGTATTAGATACACCAGTTAGTCCAGAGTTATTACCACCAGAAGATGGAGTTATTTCTCAAAAGACAGAAGATATCGTGGGACCATATGAATTGCATGATTTCTTTTTATATTATATTATGCGTTTTGGTTATTCACCAAGGAAGATCTTTCATTTGGCTGTGTATGCATATAATGGAGATTATGATGAAGCTACCATCTATAAATGGTTAAAGAAATTCTATTGGAGATTTTTCTCACAACAATTCAAGCGTTCTTGTTTACCAGATGGACCAAAGGTAGGATCTGTTGCATTATCTCCACGTGGTGATTGGAGAATGCCAAGTGATGCTTGCGTTAGAATCTGGATTGATGAAATTGAGCAGTTTGACCCTGCAAATAAATAA
- a CDS encoding methyl-accepting chemotaxis protein, with the protein MNKVHKINMYIAWACIVALSTTTIFSYAFTDKTIKGVSVMVLTGIIVTVSYHLKIDDYKKALILILTPSYALLLFSIVTGGNSIAFIGGFVTLGMTVRYFDKKMIKVYALSFMTPCIIALVVDYKVIDFYSRVSVITKIVIFIATCILMYFGTAYGQEKIEEANETVEIIKKNGLVVNEIASKINDGVTACTEEVSLSTQEAGSVKQAADQMSLVLEETSQAIVRVNEKVNISTEQIAKNYEYAEQLESSFQEVNAAVVAGNEEAANVKESITMMAHTVGGAKEATTDLLERMNQITGILEQINSIASQTNLLSLNASIEAARAGEQGKGFAVVANEIRDLSEQSRMAANNIQSIIETLALTTKDVAERITDGADAAESSVSNIGNLLQVLERINISTEGATMVVNKEYQIIESVKNEFDAIQGELQNVVATSEENAAVIVGITESIGTQSAAMENLSNSINTLKSTSDELEEHFKEA; encoded by the coding sequence ATGAATAAAGTACATAAGATTAATATGTATATTGCATGGGCATGTATTGTTGCGTTATCAACAACAACTATTTTTAGCTATGCATTTACAGATAAGACGATCAAAGGAGTTTCAGTCATGGTCCTCACAGGAATTATTGTTACAGTATCTTATCATCTAAAAATAGATGATTATAAAAAGGCACTAATCCTAATTTTAACACCGTCATATGCATTATTACTGTTTTCCATAGTAACAGGAGGAAATTCAATTGCTTTTATTGGTGGATTTGTAACATTAGGAATGACAGTAAGATATTTTGATAAGAAAATGATTAAAGTTTACGCGTTATCATTTATGACGCCATGTATTATTGCTTTAGTTGTTGATTATAAGGTAATTGATTTCTATTCTCGTGTCTCAGTAATAACAAAAATTGTTATTTTTATTGCTACTTGTATTTTAATGTATTTTGGAACTGCTTATGGTCAGGAAAAAATAGAAGAGGCAAATGAGACAGTAGAAATAATTAAGAAGAATGGTCTGGTAGTAAATGAAATCGCAAGTAAGATAAATGATGGAGTGACTGCATGTACGGAAGAAGTAAGTCTATCTACGCAGGAAGCTGGATCTGTAAAGCAAGCAGCAGATCAAATGTCTCTGGTATTAGAAGAGACAAGTCAGGCGATTGTCCGTGTTAACGAAAAAGTAAATATATCAACAGAGCAAATTGCTAAAAATTATGAATATGCAGAGCAGTTAGAAAGTAGTTTCCAAGAAGTAAATGCCGCAGTTGTAGCAGGTAATGAAGAAGCTGCAAATGTAAAGGAATCCATCACTATGATGGCTCATACCGTAGGTGGAGCAAAAGAGGCCACAACGGATCTATTGGAACGAATGAATCAGATTACAGGGATTCTAGAGCAGATCAATTCCATTGCATCTCAGACCAATCTGTTATCTTTAAATGCATCAATTGAAGCTGCTAGAGCGGGCGAACAAGGAAAAGGATTTGCAGTTGTTGCAAACGAGATCCGTGATCTATCAGAGCAAAGCCGTATGGCAGCAAATAATATTCAGAGTATTATAGAGACACTGGCATTAACGACAAAAGATGTTGCAGAACGAATTACTGATGGAGCAGATGCTGCAGAATCCAGTGTTTCCAATATTGGAAATCTTCTTCAAGTGCTTGAAAGAATCAATATTTCTACCGAGGGTGCAACTATGGTAGTTAATAAAGAGTATCAGATTATTGAAAGTGTTAAGAATGAGTTTGATGCGATTCAAGGCGAATTACAGAATGTAGTAGCTACATCAGAGGAGAATGCAGCCGTGATCGTGGGTATTACGGAAAGTATAGGAACTCAATCCGCAGCGATGGAAAACCTATCGAACTCTATTAATACCTTAAAAAGTACGTCAGATGAATTGGAAGAGCATTTTAAAGAAGCATAG